The following proteins come from a genomic window of Magnetococcales bacterium:
- a CDS encoding rubrerythrin family protein: MKTKDNLKAAFAGESQANRKYLAFARQADKEGYPVIASLFRAVAEAETVHAHTHLRNLGGINDTLTNLREAKGGEDYEVAEMYPAMVATAEVEGEKKAAQGMRNAMNVEKIHSQLYQKAIEALERGKDLDHEEIHVCDYCGHTIFGEAPDQCPICGAGKSAYRKVK, from the coding sequence ATGAAAACAAAGGACAATCTCAAGGCGGCCTTTGCCGGTGAAAGCCAGGCCAACCGCAAATATCTGGCTTTCGCCAGGCAGGCCGACAAGGAGGGGTATCCTGTCATTGCCAGCCTGTTTCGGGCGGTGGCGGAGGCGGAAACCGTTCATGCCCATACCCATCTGCGCAATCTTGGCGGCATCAACGATACCCTGACCAATCTGCGTGAGGCCAAGGGGGGCGAGGATTACGAGGTCGCGGAGATGTACCCGGCAATGGTAGCGACAGCCGAGGTCGAAGGAGAAAAAAAAGCGGCCCAGGGGATGCGCAACGCCATGAACGTGGAAAAAATACACAGCCAACTCTATCAGAAGGCCATAGAGGCCCTGGAACGGGGCAAGGACCTGGATCATGAGGAGATTCATGTGTGCGACTACTGCGGGCACACGATTTTTGGCGAGGCCCCGGACCAGTGTCCCATCTGTGGTGCGGGAAAAAGTGCCTACAGGAAGGTCAAATAA
- a CDS encoding DUF5615 family PIN-like protein, translating to MKFKVDENLPAEAASFLRSAGHDALSVLNQSMGGASDGQVFRICQEEQRILVSWTWISPMSRHIPLPGARELWCCGLPGRTRSRSWRPYNACCP from the coding sequence ATGAAGTTCAAAGTCGATGAAAATCTTCCCGCCGAAGCGGCTTCCTTTCTCCGGAGCGCGGGCCACGACGCGCTCAGCGTCCTGAATCAATCCATGGGCGGGGCGTCCGATGGCCAAGTGTTCCGGATCTGTCAGGAGGAACAGCGCATTCTGGTCAGTTGGACCTGGATTTCGCCAATGTCCAGGCATATCCCCCTTCCGGGGGCGAGGGAATTGTGGTGTTGCGGCTTGCCTGGCAGGACAAGGTCACGATCATGGAGACCATACAACGCCTGTTGCCCGTGA
- a CDS encoding DUF4387 domain-containing protein: MSPIPLTREVHVIRSKNAGPYELTLDLLFKDRAGFEAVRDGQVFTPETVARLYGIDEGDILKIIHYEPALAIKITLKRPLVSGAFGETDVYGAQQHAPLLDMMIPEKAA, translated from the coding sequence ATGAGTCCGATCCCCCTGACCCGGGAGGTCCACGTCATCCGCTCCAAAAACGCCGGCCCCTACGAATTGACCCTGGACCTTCTCTTCAAGGATCGCGCCGGATTCGAGGCGGTCCGCGATGGCCAGGTGTTCACTCCGGAAACGGTTGCCCGTCTGTACGGCATCGATGAAGGAGACATCCTCAAGATCATCCACTACGAACCCGCCCTGGCCATCAAGATCACCCTCAAACGCCCCCTCGTCTCCGGCGCCTTCGGCGAGACCGATGTCTACGGCGCGCAACAACACGCCCCACTTCTCGATATGATGATCCCGGAAAAAGCGGCTTGA
- a CDS encoding DUF433 domain-containing protein, with product MNWRDYITTDPNICHGQACIRGTRVPVAVILDNLAANRSHQEILQSYPSLTEDSIGAATRYAADLARERIVDFGRRVVA from the coding sequence GTGAACTGGCGCGATTACATCACCACCGATCCCAATATCTGCCATGGCCAGGCCTGCATTCGGGGCACACGGGTCCCGGTGGCCGTGATTCTCGACAATCTGGCTGCCAATCGGTCTCATCAGGAAATCCTGCAAAGCTATCCCTCCCTGACCGAGGACTCCATTGGCGCCGCGACCCGCTATGCCGCGGACCTGGCCAGGGAAAGGATCGTGGATTTTGGTCGTCGGGTGGTGGCATGA
- a CDS encoding acyclic terpene utilization AtuA family protein — protein MDHSCLKVLSPTAILGYGFPDASLEAGMRRTPDLLAVDGGSTDPGPYYLGSGKPFVSRQGVKHDLERLLLARAQAGIPLIIGTAGGSGARPHLDWTLDIIRDIVRERRMPCRLGIIPADFSHETVLHAFEEGRLSSLTNVPPPTAAAIKASTHIVAQMGAEPVVAALKEGFDIIVCGRCYDPVPFAALALARGMDPGPALHLGKILECAAIAALPGSGSDCVLGLLDDQGFTLESLNPARRFTRVSVAAHSLYEKSDPLSLPGPGGVLDLRQVQYEEQGDGRVRVRGSRFVADAIYRVKLEAARCVGYRTISIAGIRDPGLIAALDGVLEQVQRQCRPAIDGTARIHFHRYGANGVMGPWEPHPHAAHEIGLVLEVLAPDQTTADNACALLRSTLLHYGFPGRLTTAGNLAFPYSPSDFSIGAAYEFSLYHLMEVTDPCLHFPLSPLEIHP, from the coding sequence ATGGATCATTCATGTCTCAAAGTGCTCTCTCCGACCGCCATCCTCGGATACGGTTTTCCCGACGCATCCCTCGAAGCAGGCATGCGTCGAACCCCCGACCTTCTGGCGGTGGATGGCGGAAGTACCGACCCCGGCCCTTATTATCTAGGCTCGGGAAAACCCTTCGTGTCCCGCCAGGGGGTCAAACACGATCTGGAACGACTCCTTCTGGCACGCGCCCAGGCAGGCATTCCCCTCATCATCGGCACCGCCGGAGGGAGTGGCGCCCGTCCCCACCTGGATTGGACCCTGGACATCATCCGCGACATCGTCCGTGAACGACGAATGCCGTGCCGCCTGGGCATCATCCCTGCCGATTTCAGCCACGAAACCGTCCTCCACGCCTTCGAGGAAGGCCGACTCTCTTCCCTGACCAACGTGCCCCCGCCAACCGCGGCGGCAATCAAGGCCTCGACCCACATTGTCGCCCAGATGGGCGCCGAACCGGTGGTCGCGGCCCTCAAGGAGGGATTCGACATCATCGTCTGTGGCCGGTGTTACGATCCGGTCCCCTTCGCCGCCCTGGCCCTGGCCCGGGGGATGGATCCGGGACCAGCGTTGCACCTGGGAAAGATTCTTGAGTGCGCGGCCATCGCCGCCCTTCCCGGCAGCGGCAGCGATTGTGTCCTGGGCCTCCTCGACGACCAGGGATTCACCCTGGAATCGCTCAATCCCGCCCGCCGTTTTACCCGGGTATCGGTCGCCGCCCATTCGCTGTATGAAAAGAGCGATCCGTTGTCCCTGCCGGGACCAGGAGGGGTGTTGGATCTGCGACAGGTCCAGTACGAAGAACAAGGAGATGGCCGGGTGCGGGTGCGGGGGAGCCGTTTTGTCGCCGATGCGATCTACCGGGTCAAACTGGAGGCGGCCCGATGCGTCGGATACCGCACCATCAGCATTGCCGGAATCCGCGATCCCGGCCTGATCGCCGCCCTGGATGGGGTCCTCGAACAGGTGCAACGGCAATGCCGCCCCGCCATCGACGGCACTGCCCGGATTCATTTTCATCGTTACGGCGCCAACGGCGTCATGGGTCCCTGGGAACCCCATCCCCATGCGGCCCATGAAATCGGGTTGGTGCTGGAAGTCCTCGCGCCGGACCAGACGACCGCGGACAATGCCTGCGCCCTGCTGCGCAGCACCCTGTTGCATTACGGCTTTCCCGGACGGTTGACGACCGCCGGCAATCTGGCCTTTCCCTACAGCCCCTCCGATTTTTCCATCGGCGCCGCCTATGAATTCAGTCTTTATCACCTGATGGAGGTCACCGACCCCTGTCTTCATTTTCCCCTGTCGCCCCTGGAGATCCACCCATGA